Proteins encoded together in one Lathyrus oleraceus cultivar Zhongwan6 chromosome 5, CAAS_Psat_ZW6_1.0, whole genome shotgun sequence window:
- the LOC127084291 gene encoding trans-cinnamate:CoA ligase, peroxisomal: MDNLPKCQANYTTLTPLTFLMRASASYANRLSLIHDAARFTWSQTYNRCRRLASSLRALNIVKNDVVSVLAPNIPAMYEMHFAVPMAGAVLNTINIRLDAKNIATILRHAEAKVFFVDYEFVSKAKDALRLLMEEKDQQNYSSLPLVIVIDDINTPTGTRLGELEYEQMVHRGNPNYIPEEIQDEWSPIALNYTSGTTSEPKGVVYSHRGAYLSTLSLILGWEMGSEPVYLWTLPMFHCNGWTFTWGIAARGGTNICIRNTAACDIYRAINLYNVTHMCCAPIIFNTILAATASEKRPIKTPVNILTGGAPPPASLLERIEPLGFHVTHAYGLTEATGPALVCEWQKKWNELPKTEQSMLKARQGVSILTLADVDVKSLETMESVARDGKTMGEIVLRGSGIMMGYFKDGEATAKAFGDGWFRTGDVGVIHKDGYLEIKDRSKDVIISGGENISSVEVENVLYSHPNILEAAVVAMPHPKWGESPCAFVSLMKNNEDEKSDYSCVTEDEIIAYCRKNLPHFMVPKKVVFMEELPKTSTGKIQKFELRVKAKCFVVNEEDEKNKSKNKNKKTNNNNNNQVNQNSDQIMVLSRL, translated from the exons ATGGACAACCtaccaaaatgtcaagcaaatTATACTACACTCACTCCTTTAACTTTCTTGATGAGAGCTTCGGCTTCTTATGCAAACCGTCTCTCACTTATCCATGATGCAGCCCGGTTCACTTGGTCACAAACTTATAACCGGTGCCGCCGCCTCGCCTCCTCCCTCCGCGCTCTCAATATCGTCAAAAACGATGTT GTATCAGTGTTGGCACCTAACATTCCAGCAATGTATGAGATGCATTTTGCAGTACCTATGGCAGGAGCTGTGCTAAACACTATCAACATCCGTCTCGACGCGAAGAACATAGCGACAATTCTTCGACACGCGGAAGCGAAAGTCTTCTTCGTCGACTACGAATTTGTGTCCAAAGCAAAAGATGCTTTGAGGTTACTCATGGAAGAAAAAGATCAACAAAACTACTCGTCACTTCCGCTAGTAATCGTCATAGACGACATCAACACTCCGACCGGGACCAGACTAGGCGAGCTCGAGTACGAACAGATGGTTCATCGTGGTAATCCAaattacattccagaagaaatTCAAGATGAATGGTCGCCAATTGCATTGAATTACACATCAGGTACAACTTCAGAACCTAAAGGTGTTGTTTATAGTCACAGAGGTGCTTACCTTAGTACTCTGAGTTTAATCCTTGGATGGGAAATGGGTAGTGAACCTGTTTATCTCTGGACATTACCCATGTTTCATTGCAATGGTTGGACTTTCACTTGGGGTATTGCTGCAAGAGGAGGAACTAATATTTGTATCAGAAACACTGCAGCATGTGATATATATAGAGCCATAAATCTCTATAACGTGACACACATGTGTTGCGCGCCGATTATTTTCAACACTATTCTAGCAGCGACAGCGAGCGAAAAGAGGCCGATAAAAACTCCGGTTAATATACTAACCGGAGGAGCCCCTCCGCCCGCGTCGCTGCTAGAGAGAATCGAGCCGCTCGGTTTTCATGTGACACATGCTTACGGACTAACGGAGGCAACGGGGCCAGCACTTGTTTGCGAGTGGCAGAAGAAATGGAATGAGTTGCCGAAGACGGAACAGTCGATGCTGAAAGCGAGGCAGGGGGTGAGTATTCTAACACTTGCTGATGTTGATGTGAAGAGTCTTGAAACAATGGAGAGTGTGGCAAGAGATGGGAAAACAATGGGGGAGATTGTTTTGAGAGGAAGTGGAATCATGATGGGGTATTTTAAAGACGGAGAAGCCACGGCGAAGGCGTTCGGAGACGGTTGGTTTAGAACCGGCGATGTTGGTGTTATACATAAAGACGGTTATTTGGAAATCAAAGATCGATCCAAAGATGTGATTATTTCAGGAGGTGAAAATATCAGCAGTGTTGAAGTTGAAAATGTTCTTTACAGTCATCCAAACATTTTAGAAGCTGCTGTTGTTGCAATGCCACATCCAAAATGGGGTGAAAGTCCTTGTGCTTTTGTGTCACTAATGAAAAACAATGAAGATGAGAAAAGTGATTATTCTTGTGTTACTGAGGATGAGATAATTGCTTATTGCAGAAAGAATTTACCACACTTTATGGTACCTAAGAAGGTTGTTTTCATGGAGGAATTACCAAAGACTTCAACAGGCAAAATTCAGAAATTTGAGTTAAGAGTCAAAGCTAAatgttttgtggtgaatgaagaagatgagaaaaataagagcaagaacaagaacaagaagactaataataataataataatcaagtGAATCAAAACAGTGACCAGATTATGGTTCTGTCTCGTCTTTGA